The following proteins are co-located in the Acinetobacter sp. NCu2D-2 genome:
- a CDS encoding MmcQ/YjbR family DNA-binding protein: protein MTLHQIATSTALKLPEVTVTQPFGEGCDVFKVMDKVFMLSFHLQGKAAINLKVEPDHGAMLRDIYPYIRAGWHMNKQHWISVYADDEMEESLVEDLVLNSYELVVAKLKKVERMRIALLKTAQSSNTKE, encoded by the coding sequence ATGACTTTACATCAGATTGCTACATCGACTGCGTTAAAACTGCCTGAAGTCACAGTGACTCAGCCCTTTGGTGAGGGTTGTGATGTATTTAAAGTCATGGACAAAGTCTTTATGCTGTCCTTTCATTTACAGGGAAAAGCTGCGATTAACCTCAAAGTTGAACCTGATCATGGCGCTATGCTACGGGATATTTATCCCTATATTCGTGCAGGTTGGCATATGAATAAACAGCATTGGATTTCTGTTTATGCAGATGATGAGATGGAGGAATCTTTGGTTGAAGATTTGGTATTGAATTCTTATGAGTTGGTAGTAGCGAAGTTAAAGAAAGTAGAACGGATGAGGATTGCACTCTTAAAAACTGCACAATCCTCAAATACAAAAGAGTAA